tcataacttttacatatgaaatcggatgaagataaaatttatatgaaaattgtagagctcgaagagatctataactttgtagtacatcacatttttgtttaaacatatctttaggccaaaatcattaaaataatgtctaaatttatatcaaaataatagactttatcattttcatgtggggacttaagattatatccatgtgggaacttaggattatctttttataaactatttattaatattggtaacttatttgcaattttcggtcgacgctacaatatttttatgaatttaattgtattttgatgattttctacaacaagaaattaataatacaccaaatagcctaaaaaattcatgaatttttacggggacacaacatatatccacatatagttctcaaaaacatttggactataaaatccacaagatgttggtgtttcttccattctactcccacttattgcgtgagttacatgtgaaatcattttatgtatcgaagtttcaacataattaatatttcacttatcattttcatgtggcgatttgaggttttatttgaatagaatgtttatttgttttggtAAGCTTTTGTAAATGTGGAAAACATAAAAGTTATATTTCTGGAGTAGCTTTGCCAGTTTTATTTGTTTCAGTTATTTCACATCGTTGCTGTTTCTCAATGAATGTTGTTAGTTTCTTAGTTTTTATGGGTGTTACAGCTTAGAGTCTGAGGAACAGGACTTTGTTCAACAAATGAGGCTAAAAATTAATTTCAATCTAGCGAAAATAAATAGTGGCTGTACAATGATGTTGATCTTTCCCTTGGTGCACAATGATAGTGCGGTGGTTCGTCAGTGAGTGGTGGTAACAGCCACCTGCGTTTGAAATCCTAGCTTGCACAAAACAGATACCCATACCCTCACTGCTACACACACAAAAAGTGGCAGGGAGCTGGCCTGTGGTAACGTTGTTGTCCTACCAGCAGCAGCAGATAATGGCAGTGGTCACTGGCCTGGTTTATGGTGCGGCAGGCGAGGCCTGGGTTGTTTTAAAAAAACTTTTCCTTAATATTGATTCAATGACTTTGAAAAACTTAATCTTGGAATGTGGTCAGAATTATCATTTTTCTCCTGTCTGCCAAACTTCCAATTAATTGTTCCGATCATTGCTGTTAAAAGAGTATGGAGACATACACCTTTGATTTATCTCTTGTATTTGTTAAACAAAAAAATGCAATTTAATATGCTCATCTTTATGTACCCTTTTGAGTAGCACTAACCGGAAAGGCTGAAACACCTGGTAATCCTTATATGCAAGGTTAGAGACTTGTGTGCAACTCGTGTAAATTATGTAATAATGATAATTGATAATACTTCTGATAGTCAGTTCATCTGTTTCTTCTAGTTGAAGTACGATTATGGGCTTATTGCCTTATCTATGAAAGCTTGATGTTTTTAATTGACAAGTGACACATAACCTAGCTTAGGAACATTATGGATTGCACTGGTCCATAGTTATTGCATTTCGTGTCCAAGTTGTTGCAGCATCCAATAATATTGGTCCATATATGGCTAACATATTCCAGTACCATGCCATGAATATACTGTTCATGATCTTCCATATTATCATTGTTTTGATTTGGCCTTTCATACTGTTATTTTGCTCGTGTGAGCTGAATTGCACAAACATTTAAGTAATAAACATGCAAATACCAATTTTGTTAATCATGTAACAGGTTGACATGCGGGCCCGAATACGCGGGAACAAGGGATACTAGTGATGTGCCTGCAATATCCACAATCAGTTTTGGTTTCTAGCCATGCTTCTGTGACATTGAGGTGTAATGATAACATGGTTTAGTTTGCCCGTGTTCTGTTTTTGATAGGTGAGGGGAACTCACAACACACGTGGCTTCAATTGATGAGGGGAGTGCATTCCTGTCTACATTCTATACATTTGATATTCCCTCTGTTTTAAATGTTTGACGTTTTGTTACTATGATCTGTGCGTGTAGCAAAAGTTAATCTATGGCCCGTTTGGTTTAGCCGTAGATTCCTGAAAATCTAATTCTAGCCGTGAAAGTTGTGGCGAGATGACTGTTGTGTTGTGGAAAAACTAAAATATGTTTGGTCAAAATAACTAATATGAATGATAAAAATCTGAGATAGAAGGTGATTCTGAATTGAACTAGAGGACTCTATAGATTTTCATGAATTTATTCTACTCATTTGGTTGAAATTCCGGAATTTTGGCAGCGAATTTGGTTCAAAAAACTGAACCAAATACACCCTATGTCTGTTCCTGAATGTAAGAGGAACTGAGAGCACACCGATAGTTTGAATTGATGAGAGGTATATCTCAATGTTGGCCTCTAACCTGACTTTTGGAAAAAGGTGTTTCCTGAACACTTTCTGCTACTACTTTGAAAAGGCAGTTTTTAGACCAATTCGAAAACATCTTATTTTTTTTGCTGCTTATCCAAGTTTGATATATTAGTGAAGCGatataaatataaattaaaatgGAATAAAAAATTATCAAATGTTACAATAAAATCTTTTTCGTCCGCATTTTGCTTGCTTTCCGGAGAAGTTCCATCATACGATGGCCTCTAAAGTTGTCTTTCCAGAGAAGTTCCATCATTCCCCATCTGTTCAGGTGGTGTGACTTGTAAATGCTGCTTTGTCTTGAACTGAACCTGTGGACCCTTTCAGCAAAATAGTTCATATCTTTTTCTTTATTAAACTAAAATCACATGATAACAAAGATTTCAGATTAGCTATGCACATTTTTTACTTAAGTGTGTAAATAATTGCTGAACCTGCGTTTTGGCTAAGAAAAATCACTGCATGTTATGCAATGTGTTACATTTGTtatttaaaataaaaaaatatatttaCAATGTTCTGCAGATCAATGGAAAAAGGTGAGCTATCATCCGGTATTATGTTGTTATATAAATAAATCAATAGAAAAAATGTAATCAGGTGCTAGGGTAGCTAGCATTTTTTTAAGATGTTTGGCAGAGCTTCATCAGTTCCAAATCCACACAGGTCTACTATAGAGCAGCTCTACTAGTTTGTTCGTTTCATGCAAGTGTTCAATACACTATTTAGCACATTGAAAGTGTTCAATACACTATTTAGCACATTTGTATTAGTAGTTAGCTTTTCGCTATTAATGCAGGATCTTacttatctctctcacaaagtttCTTGGTTCTTGTGTCTAAATTTGGCGGTAAATTTACAGtccgcttctcttctcttctttttcaTCCATCTCAGCATTTAGCTAGCTTCTAACCTCTTAATTATACTTACTCTTAGAGCAAGCTTAATAACGCAACCTATAGTGAGCTTTATAAGAGCAAGTTTAACAATAGTGCCTATGGTGGGCTTAAAACCTCTATAGCCATCAATAAAACATTCATATAATGGTGTTAACTATAAGGTTGACTCTTAGATTACTATTTTGTCTTTTTGTCTTTTATCTTTTTATTTTGGAGCTCGTGTAGCAGCTGACTCTTGTATAAGAGCCCACTTCTCCTAATTTTTTATCTCTCTCTTCCACGTAAGAAAAAATGTCGTGTAAGCAGGCCTGTAGCTATAATAACTCTCTCACGATAAAAACTGCACATTTAATACTTCGTCAAACTCTTTCTTTTATAGAGTCTAGCTACTAGTGAGTAATCTGATTTTCTCTCTCTTTATTTCTCTTTCTTTCACATCATTATAATTTGGTATATCATCCCTTGCAGCCCATCTACATCATCTTATTATATTTGTTCTTAGACTATCTCTAACAGATTTTCTATACTTTGCAAACAATGTAATCTACAGTACAAAACAGTACTTTGCACGACCTGCTGGAGATGACCTTAGTGATAACATATGCTACCTATTATACCACGATAGCGCCTCTTTGGTATCGCTGCAAACAATGCAAGGGCAACTAAGGTAGTGTTTAGTTTTGTAGTATGGTTTTGGAGTGGCTTCGCTTTTAATTTATTGTTGTTATTATTGTTTGGATTGATTCTATATAGCATGGAGTGGttctaaaaatgaaaaattatgcTCAAATGTTGAACCATTTTagcttctcaaaatcttttggATGGAGCCGCTAGCGGGAACGAAGCCATTCTATCCCAAGTGGCTTCGAAACCAAACGCTACGTAAGTTAACACATTGGCCAATATTGATTCACCGGCTGAACAAGAAGAGGGTGGATTTCTCGTCACCAATGGAAGACCCAGGCCGTGGAGCGAGGAAGGCAGAAAGCAATCTGGACAGCCTTGTCCTCTGAAGGCTAGGCTGGGCACGCCTCAACCCAGCCCTGTGGATCCACTCCCACCTGAGCGGCTGAGCCTGAGGGTCCAGACTCCAGATCACCGAGCTCACGTGGGCGACGCACCGTCCACAATGCAACCCCACATTTCCGGCCAGGTATCTCGTCGCCTCCCGTCCATAGAAAAGCACGACGTCGCTTGTCGATGGCCCATGGGCGAGAGAGAAGCGTGATGGAGACGTGTGCTGGAATTGAACTGCGGAGAGGGTCGCCGCAGGCAACGTATAGCTCGGCCGGCCACCATTTTCTCCTTCCAGCAGGATATGTACAGCATTTTTATTGTTGTTgttctaagagcaactccaataaaCTCCCTATATTCTTtctaatatatataaataaagttttttttataaaaaatattCTCGAACATCTTATCTAAATGGCTATCAAAATATAGCCATATTTTATTCCGAGTTTCTCGCTAGCCAAGTATAAATAACGTGAGTGCAAACAAAATATAGAAAGACTACCAGAGATTGAAAAGATATAGAAAGTGACATTTATGCAAATGACTCTTCAAATGGTGATTTAGAGAGTATAATTTAGACTCTTTAGAGAGTATATTTTTTATGTCTTGTTTAGTACTGATTTGGTGACTACGGAATTGGATAGGTGCATGGGGAGAAATATCATTGCTATTCAAAATTTGAATAGCCTTTTAATAGGAAGGGATTTATCTCTCATAGACCCCTCTAAGTCACTGGTCATCAAATCAGCCCTTAGAGAGAGTTAGAGGCACGCTAGAATTTAAGCAGACAGGTAATGATATTACAACCTGATAACTATTTGTTTGAGATGTTTTTCCCCCTTCTTTTGAGTCTTGTATGTAGGGCAGCTAGATGAGATCTGATGCCTGTTTTGGATCGATCAGATATCATCTGAAACGATGAGGGATCTAGGACCGATGGCATCGGTATTTGATTTCAACTCGGTATGGCCGTCAGACGTCAGTTAAAGTTCGCTTTCCTCCTTGGTCTTGGATCACGATCGATGCGGTACGGTTTAAGCCATCGCTCTCATGCACATATGGTGCTACAAGGGTGCATGTGATGCAAGTCATATACAGCTGCTGCTGCCTTTGTTAGCTCATCAATTAATCGTAAACCCTTTCGCTCGTGTATCTCCACTCAAGCACTGAACTAATCCAAGTCGCCGTCCTCGAATCCAGTAACTTAACCCATACACCATCGGCATCGAGTGGCTCGATCGTCTTGACCGCCTTGTAAATTACTCTATCTACAATGATGCATGGTATTATGATAACACGTACAGAAATACCTATTACGAGTTCAGTGCATCTTCCTCCTGCGTCCCGGGCACGCGCATACTGCGTCACCCTCCACTATGGGGCGTCACCGTACCTCACCATCATCGCCGAAATAAACAAGCAAGAAGAAAGAAACCATCAACATTGAACAACAGCATCCCATCTAACCAGCTTTTTAACCTACTTGCTCCAGAAAACACTGGAAATTGCCGTGTCCGAACGTCCATATATATATCTACACGTAAACGTCTCGTATTGGAATACAATATTGTATCGTTCTTGTATGATCCCGGCGTAGTTAGAGAAGAGTGTTACAGCAAAAGCAAATGGTGGTTGAGACGAGCGCTTCAGAGAACAGTGGCGGGGGCGGCGCAACCTTTTTCGTCGATCAGCTTTCGATCGAGGCGGGTGGGTGCGTGCTACGGCCGCTGGTGCAACGGGAGTACGGGACACGTCAGGTTCGGTGCCGGGCGATCGAGTGCACGGCCCCGCGGCGACGGCGACAGCCGACAGCAACGAGCCCTCACCGTCGCCGGGCGTCGTCGGCGCGCCCTCGCGGCTTCGGGGAGAGCACCCAGTGCTGGCCGTGCGGGCGGACGGTGAGCCCCTTGACCTTGGCGAAGAGCGTGACGGCGCGGCGCACGCCGCGGTCGTCGGCGGACGTGAAGTAGTCGTGGCCGAACATGACGCCGCCGGGGCGGAGCACGGCCCAGGCCAGGTTGATGTCGGCCCACGCCGAGTGGAAGTCGTGGCCGGCGTCCACCTCGATGAGGTCGGCGTAGACGCCCCACTCGCAGAGCGCGGCGAGCGCGGACGCCGTGGAGAAGGGCAGCGGCAGGACGACGCGCGCCCCCTCCGCCGCCACGACGTTGGCCATGAACTGCGGCAGCAGCAGCGCGTCGCCGTGCCGCGGCGGCGGCACGTCGCGGCGGAAGCGGTCCCGGAACGCCGGCCAGCCGCGGAAGTCGTCGACGCAGAGGATGGCCGGGGACAGGGACAGGTTCCTGGCCACGGCCGCCATGTGCAGCGCCGACGCGCCCAGGAACGCGCCCAGCTCCACGACCACCGCCGGGCGCACCGCCTCCATGAGCTCCGCGAACACCGCCCCCGTCGACCCCCACCCGCGCGGGCGCGCCGCGGCCGGGCGCAGCAGCGCCGCCGTGCGCTCGGGCGGGAACCCCGCGTAGGGGCTCTCGCCGCCGAAGAGCCTGTCGAGCAGCGTCCGCACCACGGCGTCGCTCGGCACCGGCTCCCCGCACCGCTCCCTGAACCGGAACAGGTCGTGCGGAGGCGACCGCGGGTAGCTCGACGCGGCGGTCCCGTTCGAGTTCGACGACGCCGGGAATAAAGCGTCGGCGTGCGGCCGCGCGATCGTCGTCGCCTGGGACTGGGACTGGGACTGGGACGGTCTCGGTGGCGGCGGCCGGGTGGACGACGACAGGAGGCCCAGCGAGTAGCCCACGGCGAAGACGATCAGGAAGGAGGCGAGCCGCGCCAGGTGCGGCCGCAGCCTGGGCGGCGCGGCGGAAGCGGACGACGCCCCCGCCGGTGGACGTGGCTTCATGCTGGTCGCGCACGCCACAAAGGAGTCTCCTTTGCGCTGCGGCTCTTCTGGAGTGTTGACAGACACCGGGCTTATCGCTCTTTATTCCTCGGTTTAGCTAGAATTTTTATCCAAGGATTAGGCTTTGGATTCTCCGTTATTTATAGTATTTAATAGCTACGGAGAGCTGCAGCTAGCACTAGCAGCGGTTGTTAGCTTAGTTTGGTTTGATATATATATTGCCCCTAGTATTTGGTTGGAGTGAGGATAGTGTAAAACAAGCCAAGATAACCTTTTTTTTTGGATtcctaaataaataaataaataggaGAGGAAACAAGAAAGAGATGTTGGTGAGGGGTGATTGTTCTGGTTGGTGCGTTTTGGGTGGCGAGTCTGATGGCAGTTAGGAGCAGGAACTGAACTTGGAGGAAGCACTAGGAAATTCCAAAAGTAAAGTACATGAAAAGCGAGCGTCAGACTTAGAGGTATGCGATGCAGGCAAGATCTTGGCATGTCAGTGGTGCACTGGGATCTTCGCATGGTACCTGGCTGGCTGCAAGCCCTGCAAGCAGAGCAGCAACCGGACTCTGAAGTCTGGACATGGAAACCGTTGAAACGATCGATCAGTTCGTGCGGCTGTCGCCGTTCAAATTCAGCAACCGTACATTTCCGACCAAGTCTCTGCTGCCTGCCTCACCCTCACACACAGCCTACAGCACCACCGCCTGTTCTCTAGAAGGACGAACAAGTGTCCCACCACCCGTTTCTGGTGCTCAACTCAACCCTTCCCTTGGCTTCTCAACCACCACCGCGACGGCCACACACAGCCTTCTCACGGGCACGGATCAAGCGCCGCCAAGCCTTTCGCTTTCGGGCGGCGAGGAGCGAAGAGGTCGTCGCAGTTGTTGTTGACACAAGCTAAGAATTGGCTGAGGGGAGGGCCGCGGACGATGGCAAGGCGACGTCATGGGGGTGCGATACTCACCCGTGGTCGCTGCTTCGGCTGGTGCGCAAGTAGAATTTGGGAGCCAAGGGTGGTTGCCACGGAGCTGTCGGATCAAGTGCGCGCGCACCTGCAAGCACGGCGACAGTGATCGGTCCGCCGGGCCGATGGGGCAGGCAGCGATCAATCAATGACGCGCGTCGCTGATTCGCCGGGGTGCCTGGCGCTGGAAGAATCTGATTCGGATCACAAACAACCATAGCCTTGCGCTCAGCCCAGCTGTACTGTTTGGGGTCTGGACTGGCCCAGAAACAACTGTTCGGCTGCACAGAAAAGCTTTGAGCCCATTTTCGCGTCTTTAATAATTGGCGGCTCCACTATCTTTGCGCGTTGACTTTTTTCGAAAACTTTCATCACTTGTCTTATTCAAAAATAAAAATTTTTAAGTTAAAACAAACTGCCTTAAGagataaaacaaatcacaaaaaacttattattttttgaataagacgagaaaAAAAAcagtgtcatatatttatgaacgggGAGAGAGTATTATCTTGTTGTTTATTTAACCTTATGGTTAACATGATAAATCTCATTTTTTCTAATTCTGTTATCGAACCCACAATTAACACTTCATTGCATTTATAGGCCTTCAGTCCTTCACAAGACAAGTACTTGAGTGTTACTATAACGAAAACAGTATCGAGCTGAGCCCTATCGAAGAGGTTGGTCTAAGCAAGATATGTTCTTGTTCTGCTTATTCTACTTCAGAACATGGTCAGCCTTGGGTACAACTCAGAGTATATTAAGACTGTCTCCTGCGGGTAGTGTAAAATAAAGAACATGTAACTGCAAATGACACTGTttacagagtgaagtttgaaataagagATGGGATAAGGAGATGGCTAAAAGAACAAGTGCACTCATTTGATGGCTAAGAGAACGATGCACATGTGAAATGTCAAGGCACTTATTTGATGGCAACTTGTGGAGAGCACCCAGTGTTCAAACTAGCACACTTTTGCTTTAGTCGAGGATAAGTGAAGGACATTGTACATGTGGGCGCAAAAAGGCAATACAACCACTTGATGAAAAATGGCCTTTTGCCATTGTTTTGAGGAGGGCTACTCAACTAATCCATCGAGGATGTTTAAGACCCTTTAATCTATTATAAAGTAGTACATACCCTACATACCCACAATTAACACTTCATTGCATTTTTAGAAGATTCTTTAAAAGATTAGAATATTTGAATAAGCGACCCTCAACATATTTATTCTAAACAACCAAAGATTTGGGCTAAGAATATATGCTTCACCATACAATAACACATATATAAGACTTAAAGAGCACTTCATGGCTTCTCTAAAGAAGACTACTTAGATGCTACTTGATTCTCTTAGGCAATGGTTCGGAGATTCAAGAAGACTTCAAAAGTTCAACTTTGAAGAGCTCGATGCTTAAAAACCAAGATCCTAAGGGTTTCCTCATACACGCAGAAAAAGTATGCCACCTTTCCAACGACTCTTTTAAGTGTGGGGGCTATAAGTACCACCCAAACTAGCTATTCTCAAGGTTGGGATCTTAGAAACATTGCAAAGAAGTTAATTCTTCATTCTTTTGATCTTAGACACCCAAGtgtttaatagaatcactcggtgattgacgtaggtgctttgtgaagtgcttagattGGTTAGACTGCCGCTAGTGCTTGCTCTAGGCCTAGTACTAGTTGATTAGAGTGAGGTTAGACACCCTCAATACCCTCGACGCTTGCACACgtcgttgtaattgtatcgagtggggcgagagtcttgcgagatcaCACAAGCCGTGTTTTTGTGGTGTGGTTGTCATCGTGTACCGGAGGAAGCGAGGCCCACAACATTTCaactggaagctcgatagtggagatggtgGGGAGCATTCGAGAGAGGCCGCAAGTATAGCACCACTTGCATGTGGAGAAGACCCACGACTATCTACAAAGTTACTCAACCGGGTGATTTGTCCTCACGTGGGCTTcccttgcgtaggggcaccaacaagaATTAGTAAGAATCGTGTGTGGTTCTTGATATCTCGATAAAAATACCAGCGCATCAAGGAAAGTTTGTATCTCTATCACATTTAAGCTTATGTATTTATATTATTGCCTTTGGTTATGTGATTTATCATATTAGCTTAGTTTATAGGCTATTTTATAGGACTAGAACTTAGGCCGCAAAACTCCTTTTGTGGTAGGGGTAGAAACACTTAGACAATACCTTAGTTGCAATGGTTTTCTTGGTTATCCATATAAGTTTTGTTTAAAAGATAAAATTAAAGGCTTATATTAGAAGAAaaaatagaagtcctaattcacctggCTTATGTGTTTACGTTCCTTTCACTTGTAACACACAAACGAACA
This portion of the Zea mays cultivar B73 chromosome 2, Zm-B73-REFERENCE-NAM-5.0, whole genome shotgun sequence genome encodes:
- the LOC100275961 gene encoding uncharacterized protein LOC100275961; translated protein: MKPRPPAGASSASAAPPRLRPHLARLASFLIVFAVGYSLGLLSSSTRPPPPRPSQSQSQSQATTIARPHADALFPASSNSNGTAASSYPRSPPHDLFRFRERCGEPVPSDAVVRTLLDRLFGGESPYAGFPPERTAALLRPAAARPRGWGSTGAVFAELMEAVRPAVVVELGAFLGASALHMAAVARNLSLSPAILCVDDFRGWPAFRDRFRRDVPPPRHGDALLLPQFMANVVAAEGARVVLPLPFSTASALAALCEWGVYADLIEVDAGHDFHSAWADINLAWAVLRPGGVMFGHDYFTSADDRGVRRAVTLFAKVKGLTVRPHGQHWVLSPKPRGRADDARRR